A region of Leptotrichia hongkongensis DNA encodes the following proteins:
- a CDS encoding NUDIX hydrolase, which yields MIATLCYLEKDNKYLMLYRNKKEIDINKGKWIGVGGKLEKGETPEQCLIREVWEETGYTLNSYEYRGIVIFNYNEDDPLFMYVYTSSNFSGIEKECNEGDLKWIPKDEILDLKLWEGDKIFLKLLFENSPFFYLTLNYENDNVISSKLEFKEQYSCFEVFVPENYVEKIVENLKKYSLLTEGFYADVYSTADAVGHWKTLEGGSPFDGEIGKSSVANEKIMRFRVKRDFEELAYYLVKESHPYETAVINVFRMEV from the coding sequence ATGATTGCAACATTATGTTATCTTGAAAAAGATAATAAATATCTGATGTTATACAGAAACAAAAAAGAAATTGATATAAATAAAGGAAAATGGATTGGCGTTGGCGGGAAACTGGAAAAGGGTGAAACGCCTGAACAATGCTTAATACGTGAAGTCTGGGAAGAAACAGGATACACGCTAAATAGTTATGAATATCGTGGAATTGTAATTTTTAATTATAATGAAGATGACCCCTTGTTTATGTATGTTTACACAAGCTCTAATTTTTCGGGTATAGAAAAGGAGTGTAATGAAGGCGATTTGAAATGGATTCCAAAAGATGAAATTTTAGATTTGAAATTGTGGGAAGGTGATAAAATATTTTTGAAATTATTATTTGAAAATTCTCCATTCTTCTATTTAACTCTAAATTATGAAAATGATAATGTTATTAGTTCAAAACTGGAATTTAAAGAACAATATAGTTGTTTTGAAGTTTTTGTTCCAGAAAATTATGTGGAAAAAATTGTGGAAAACTTGAAAAAATATTCACTTTTGACAGAGGGGTTTTATGCAGATGTATATTCTACAGCTGATGCGGTTGGGCATTGGAAAACGCTGGAAGGCGGGAGTCCTTTCGATGGAGAAATTGGAAAATCAAGTGTAGCCAATGAAAAAATAATGCGATTCAGAGTAAAAAGAGATTTTGAAGAACTGGCGTATTATTTAGTAAAAGAATCTCATCCTTATGAAACAGCGGTAATTAATGTGTTTAGGATGGAAGTGTAG
- a CDS encoding autotransporter-associated N-terminal domain-containing protein, whose translation MTNNLRQLGKDLRAFAKRCKNVHYNYNLLITFLLTGTIISTKNLFSATKDPSIESQKQSISTSIKDIHQNFKRLRTENNKLMKNSNLELIQLMEQGDHVTKSPWSSWQYGINYYYNDWHGTYKGKGNKIYENEVYLRQKNLSDRLSRYLTDNKSQNSYNMTNLNIVPEYPVTVSISAGIRPKSVNKTETNFVPQAPSGALPPFEPRMVSTPSKPGSPNPTAPTFFNPPSLVFKGKGFSQRPIIGNRTTGSASGFNATTDGGAINGQVSPRYSNAVVMQNYDTYNTTGTTTINMGSTTTWTGDITAHAKPIVARTVAPGSTESVVINGVTKNIPADPFLVYSSPTTEVNHTLTAGQVVSGNIWDTEGQKWDTVNAFISDSRDHDTKINGNYKVIDLGNGEATKIFFSYNPSGVGGKQYGIEDPNHPGTWLWGWSDGSGGAVNRTAEFKGTLDLNGISATNNTNVLVGLEHQLWAKNPNSTFSDDQNEWNNSNSNTTLLNSGTINLSSGNNMVGIMIDVEYSNDPDHIQNKTINTDSSGNGKIVLGANSSNSVGIDFGSYQVGLLQTDVSLGNIEINGKNNYGFRMSNIFDGTNNVYGSGLTVDGNKYYDSVTVNGSNSTITVGGTENVGISIAKNLSASKNTNPINNISALNLLLTGNKVVGFLRNSNYSGNNNGDMILNDTSVNSLNFGDGAKESTLVRSDKYGIILNKTINSTKGSTGNSFAQSSNGGYVTNQGTLSSSLDKFTGMVSSGSNGTNKSKVSNTGTITLTSNSDDLVGLAALNNADVANTGTLKILGTGKNKAGIYNNGTGTATIGQGSDIEITGESSSAVYNNSGTVNISGTNSITANNGSVGIFSSGGTVTSTSGNNLNITVNDTVKKGLAVYAENGANVNLSSAKINVQNGAAGVTAEGAGTSLNLQGATLTYNGDGYAIYANNGGNIDLSNNAAINLYGKATGFEKNTSTVNLTGSTIHIYSDDVTVVNVKDGGTLNTTGLQANVGAMSGAGALSINSSHGFTGYKLAAIDGLTAYNVYNIDKSIAADDNQQNNDSYVFTKNLLVQRAVTNLKAGNNVKAVLSGADMTKIGLSSVVGLDMSSSKNATSNNEAQINLEANTTVTADRSDSGSGGIGLYINYGKVNTDASAIVNVEKEANTINDGAVGIYSVNGSEVNNAGTVNVGGNNSIGILGMGFRENSSGTAVGAEFGTGTIGQGKASVLNSGNLNLDGEDSTGIYMKNNSGATLSDITATNTGTITMSGNGAVGMSGAGATLKNNNIINITGQKAVGIFGNTNSDLSNTGTINIGASATTNPVNIGIFTNDTGTSITNDGTLNIGKNSYGIYGKNITIGTNSKINVGDNGVGIFSNGNSITVNGELNINPNEAVGVFTSGNGAINVTNNASKITIGDGSYGFVLRSGGTPERIQANGGTTGLAPTTFTSNTANVTLGNQAVYVYSADTLGTITNKTAITTTGSNNYGLYAAGNVVNDASANMNLTSGVGNVGIYSIENGTAKNYATIDVGTSDRENKFYSIGMAAGYYNENTKTLEQTGNIENYGTINVNNEYGIGMYAVGNGSKAINYGTINLDGKGTTGMYLDQNAVGINYGIIQTSANPSKTGIIGVAALNNSVIKNYGRIIVAGTGNIGVYTAGNGTHIQETGPNPSQGGAITTGSITASNGATDRRNDEQVPTDKKIAGINIIAPAGATTATIERNGIPVLIDSIDTTNPVPQPQYVTVNSTSLIDLSKLNNGTTNVNLTKASSLGMYVDTSGVNYTKPIEGLQHLNLSNVNLIFGSEVSKYTQNKDIEVGDNILKPFNDVLAPLAQNGLTMSYISGALNWIATATYKPDGTLAKVYMSKIPYTAYAKSGDRNNYNFLDGLEQRYGVEGLNSREKTLFNKLNEIGKGESRIFVQAVDEMKGYQYSNTQQRISNTSNSLDTEFSYLKNEWRNPSKQNNKIKVFGMKDEYNTDTAGIINYTNNAYGVAYVHEDEQIKMGNSSGWYAGVVTNRFKFKDIGHSKENQSMIKAGIFKTMSPRLDHNGALQWTIGGDIFAGINSMTRKYLVLDEIFQAKSDYHSYGAALKTDLGYDIRLSERTHLRPYGALKMEYGRFNDIKEDRGEMRLEVNGNDYFSVKPEVGMEFKYVQPLAVRTNLTVGLKVAYENEIGKLQEKNQARVRYTTAGWYDLANEKENRSGNGKFDLNIGIDNTRFGVTVNGGYDTKGNNVKGGIGFRAIY comes from the coding sequence ATGACAAACAATCTTAGGCAATTGGGAAAAGATTTACGTGCATTTGCAAAAAGATGCAAAAATGTGCATTATAATTATAATTTATTAATTACATTTTTATTAACAGGAACAATTATTTCAACAAAAAATCTATTTTCCGCAACTAAAGATCCTAGCATTGAGAGTCAAAAGCAATCGATTTCGACATCAATTAAGGATATACACCAAAATTTTAAAAGATTAAGAACTGAAAATAATAAATTGATGAAAAATTCAAATCTAGAATTAATTCAGTTAATGGAACAAGGGGACCATGTGACAAAATCACCATGGAGCAGCTGGCAATATGGAATAAACTACTATTACAATGACTGGCATGGAACTTATAAAGGAAAAGGAAATAAAATTTATGAAAACGAAGTTTATCTTAGACAAAAAAACTTATCTGATAGACTTTCTAGATATTTAACAGATAATAAAAGTCAAAATTCGTATAATATGACAAATTTGAATATTGTGCCTGAATATCCGGTAACAGTAAGTATAAGTGCAGGGATAAGACCAAAATCAGTAAACAAAACTGAAACTAATTTCGTGCCTCAAGCACCTAGTGGAGCATTACCACCGTTTGAACCAAGAATGGTAAGCACTCCATCAAAGCCAGGTTCACCAAATCCTACAGCACCTACGTTTTTTAATCCTCCAAGTCTTGTGTTTAAAGGAAAGGGATTTTCACAAAGACCTATTATAGGAAACAGAACTACTGGAAGTGCAAGCGGATTTAATGCAACAACTGATGGAGGAGCAATTAATGGACAAGTCAGTCCAAGATACAGCAATGCAGTTGTAATGCAGAATTATGATACCTATAATACAACAGGAACTACTACAATTAATATGGGAAGCACAACTACATGGACAGGAGATATTACAGCTCATGCAAAACCTATTGTAGCAAGAACAGTTGCTCCTGGATCAACAGAATCTGTTGTCATAAACGGAGTTACTAAAAATATTCCTGCAGATCCATTTTTAGTTTATTCATCTCCAACAACAGAAGTAAACCATACATTAACTGCTGGGCAAGTCGTTTCAGGAAACATATGGGATACAGAAGGTCAAAAATGGGATACAGTAAACGCATTTATAAGTGATTCTAGAGATCATGATACTAAAATAAACGGAAACTATAAAGTTATTGATCTTGGAAATGGAGAAGCAACAAAAATATTTTTCAGTTACAATCCTTCCGGTGTAGGAGGAAAACAATATGGAATAGAAGATCCAAATCACCCTGGTACCTGGTTATGGGGATGGAGTGACGGATCTGGAGGTGCTGTAAACCGTACCGCAGAATTTAAGGGAACTCTTGATTTAAATGGAATATCTGCTACTAATAATACAAATGTATTAGTTGGACTTGAGCATCAGTTATGGGCAAAAAATCCAAATTCAACATTTAGTGACGATCAAAACGAATGGAATAATTCAAATTCTAACACAACATTATTAAATTCAGGAACAATTAACCTTTCTAGCGGAAACAATATGGTAGGGATAATGATAGATGTTGAATATTCTAATGATCCTGATCATATTCAAAATAAAACTATTAACACAGATAGCAGCGGGAACGGAAAAATTGTTTTAGGAGCAAACAGCAGCAATAGTGTCGGAATTGATTTTGGAAGTTACCAGGTTGGATTACTGCAAACTGATGTGTCATTAGGAAATATAGAAATAAATGGTAAAAATAACTATGGATTTAGAATGTCAAATATTTTTGATGGAACAAACAATGTTTATGGCAGTGGATTAACTGTTGATGGTAACAAATATTACGACAGCGTAACTGTTAATGGTTCAAATAGTACTATTACAGTGGGCGGAACTGAAAACGTAGGTATTTCAATTGCAAAAAATTTATCTGCTTCTAAAAATACAAACCCTATTAATAATATATCGGCATTAAATCTTTTATTAACTGGAAATAAGGTTGTAGGATTTTTAAGAAACTCAAATTATTCAGGTAATAATAATGGAGATATGATTTTAAATGATACAAGTGTAAACAGTCTAAACTTCGGAGACGGAGCAAAAGAAAGTACACTTGTACGTAGTGATAAATATGGAATTATTCTTAATAAAACTATAAATTCTACTAAAGGGTCAACTGGAAACAGCTTTGCACAATCAAGCAATGGAGGATATGTAACAAATCAAGGAACTTTATCAAGCAGCCTTGATAAATTTACAGGAATGGTATCTTCAGGAAGTAATGGAACAAATAAATCTAAAGTTTCTAATACTGGAACTATAACACTTACAAGTAATTCTGATGATCTTGTAGGATTAGCAGCATTAAACAATGCAGATGTTGCCAATACAGGAACGTTAAAAATTTTGGGAACTGGTAAGAATAAAGCTGGAATATATAACAACGGTACAGGAACTGCAACTATTGGACAAGGAAGCGATATAGAAATTACAGGAGAATCTTCTTCTGCTGTTTATAATAACTCAGGAACTGTTAATATCAGTGGAACTAATTCAATTACTGCAAATAACGGTTCTGTTGGAATATTTTCATCAGGAGGGACTGTTACTTCGACTTCTGGTAACAATTTAAACATAACTGTGAATGATACTGTTAAAAAAGGATTGGCTGTTTATGCCGAAAATGGTGCAAATGTAAATCTTTCCAGTGCTAAGATTAATGTTCAGAATGGTGCAGCTGGAGTGACAGCTGAAGGTGCTGGTACAAGTTTAAATTTACAAGGTGCAACTTTAACATATAATGGTGATGGTTACGCAATTTATGCAAATAATGGCGGAAATATTGATTTATCTAACAATGCTGCTATAAATTTATATGGAAAAGCTACAGGATTTGAAAAAAATACCTCAACTGTAAATTTAACAGGTTCAACTATACATATTTATTCTGATGATGTTACAGTTGTTAATGTAAAAGATGGTGGAACTTTAAATACTACTGGATTGCAAGCTAATGTAGGGGCAATGTCTGGAGCTGGAGCTCTTTCAATAAATTCTTCCCACGGATTTACTGGTTATAAATTGGCTGCAATAGACGGTTTAACCGCTTATAATGTATACAATATTGATAAAAGCATCGCAGCTGATGATAATCAGCAAAATAATGATTCATATGTATTCACCAAAAACTTGCTAGTACAAAGAGCTGTAACGAACTTAAAAGCCGGAAATAATGTAAAAGCTGTTCTAAGTGGTGCAGATATGACAAAAATAGGACTTTCGTCTGTTGTAGGGCTGGATATGAGTTCAAGTAAAAATGCGACTTCCAATAATGAAGCTCAGATAAATCTTGAGGCAAATACTACGGTAACTGCTGACAGATCTGATTCTGGTTCAGGTGGAATAGGACTTTATATTAATTATGGAAAAGTGAATACAGATGCTTCTGCTATTGTAAATGTAGAAAAAGAAGCAAATACTATTAATGACGGTGCGGTAGGAATTTACTCTGTAAATGGTTCAGAAGTGAACAATGCTGGAACTGTAAATGTAGGAGGAAATAATTCTATTGGAATTTTAGGAATGGGATTCAGAGAAAATTCCTCTGGAACAGCTGTTGGAGCTGAATTTGGAACAGGTACTATTGGACAAGGAAAAGCGTCTGTTTTAAACAGCGGAAACCTTAATCTAGATGGAGAAGATTCGACAGGAATTTACATGAAAAATAACTCTGGTGCCACATTATCAGATATAACAGCTACAAATACAGGAACTATAACAATGTCAGGAAACGGTGCTGTTGGAATGTCTGGAGCTGGAGCAACATTAAAAAATAATAATATTATAAATATTACTGGACAAAAAGCAGTCGGAATATTTGGTAACACAAATTCAGATTTATCAAATACAGGAACTATAAATATAGGTGCTTCTGCTACTACAAATCCTGTAAACATCGGTATATTTACAAATGATACAGGAACTTCTATTACAAATGACGGAACTCTTAATATTGGTAAAAATTCTTATGGAATTTATGGTAAAAATATAACTATAGGAACAAATTCCAAAATAAATGTAGGAGATAATGGTGTTGGAATTTTTTCAAATGGAAATTCTATAACTGTAAATGGTGAGCTGAATATAAATCCTAACGAAGCTGTCGGAGTATTTACATCTGGCAATGGTGCTATCAATGTAACAAATAATGCAAGTAAAATTACAATTGGTGACGGTTCATACGGATTTGTACTAAGAAGCGGAGGAACTCCTGAAAGAATACAGGCAAATGGTGGAACTACAGGACTTGCGCCTACGACATTTACAAGTAATACTGCAAATGTAACATTGGGAAATCAAGCTGTATATGTTTACTCAGCAGATACTTTAGGAACTATTACAAATAAAACTGCAATAACTACAACAGGAAGTAACAACTACGGATTGTATGCAGCAGGAAACGTTGTAAATGATGCTTCGGCAAATATGAACTTGACTTCAGGGGTAGGAAACGTCGGAATTTACAGCATAGAAAATGGAACTGCTAAAAATTATGCAACAATAGATGTAGGTACATCTGACAGAGAAAATAAATTTTACAGTATTGGTATGGCCGCTGGATATTACAACGAAAATACAAAAACACTTGAACAGACAGGAAATATTGAAAACTATGGAACAATAAATGTAAATAATGAATACGGAATCGGAATGTATGCTGTAGGAAACGGATCAAAAGCAATAAACTACGGTACAATTAATCTAGACGGAAAAGGTACAACAGGAATGTACCTGGATCAGAATGCAGTAGGAATAAATTACGGTATAATTCAAACTTCTGCTAATCCATCAAAAACTGGAATAATAGGAGTTGCAGCATTAAATAATTCGGTAATCAAGAACTATGGTAGAATAATTGTTGCTGGAACTGGAAATATAGGTGTTTATACTGCTGGTAATGGGACTCATATTCAAGAGACAGGTCCAAATCCTTCACAAGGTGGTGCAATAACAACAGGAAGTATTACAGCTTCAAATGGTGCAACAGATAGAAGAAATGATGAACAAGTGCCAACAGATAAGAAAATTGCAGGAATAAACATAATTGCTCCCGCAGGTGCAACTACTGCAACAATTGAAAGAAATGGAATACCTGTTTTAATTGATTCCATTGACACAACAAATCCAGTGCCACAACCTCAATACGTTACAGTAAACTCTACTTCATTAATTGATTTGAGTAAATTAAACAATGGCACTACAAATGTAAACCTAACAAAAGCCTCTTCTCTAGGAATGTATGTTGATACATCAGGAGTTAATTACACCAAACCTATTGAAGGACTGCAACATTTAAACCTAAGCAATGTTAATTTAATTTTTGGTTCAGAAGTATCAAAATATACTCAAAATAAAGATATTGAAGTTGGAGATAATATATTAAAACCTTTCAATGATGTTTTGGCTCCGCTTGCACAAAATGGGTTGACCATGTCGTATATTTCTGGAGCATTGAACTGGATTGCAACTGCAACATATAAACCAGATGGAACGCTTGCAAAAGTCTATATGTCGAAAATTCCATATACTGCCTATGCAAAATCAGGGGACAGAAATAACTATAATTTCCTTGACGGATTAGAACAAAGATATGGGGTGGAAGGGTTAAACTCACGTGAAAAGACGCTGTTTAACAAATTAAATGAAATTGGAAAAGGGGAATCTAGAATTTTTGTTCAGGCTGTAGATGAAATGAAAGGATATCAATATTCAAATACACAGCAGAGAATTTCAAATACAAGTAATTCCCTGGATACAGAATTTTCATATTTAAAAAATGAATGGAGAAATCCTTCTAAACAAAATAACAAAATCAAAGTATTTGGTATGAAAGACGAGTATAATACTGATACAGCAGGAATTATTAATTACACTAATAATGCCTACGGTGTGGCTTATGTTCATGAAGATGAACAAATTAAGATGGGTAACTCAAGCGGGTGGTATGCAGGAGTTGTAACAAACAGATTTAAATTTAAAGATATCGGACACTCAAAAGAAAACCAATCTATGATTAAAGCAGGAATATTTAAAACAATGTCGCCAAGATTGGATCACAATGGTGCATTACAATGGACAATTGGTGGAGATATATTTGCAGGAATTAACAGTATGACACGTAAATATTTAGTTTTAGATGAAATATTCCAGGCAAAATCTGATTACCATTCTTATGGTGCGGCTCTTAAAACTGACTTGGGATACGATATAAGGCTAAGCGAAAGAACACATTTACGTCCATATGGAGCATTAAAAATGGAATATGGAAGATTTAACGACATCAAGGAAGACAGAGGGGAAATGAGATTAGAAGTAAATGGAAATGACTATTTCTCAGTAAAACCGGAAGTCGGTATGGAATTTAAATATGTTCAGCCACTTGCAGTAAGAACGAATTTAACAGTAGGGTTAAAAGTGGCATATGAAAATGAAATCGGAAAACTTCAGGAAAAAAATCAGGCAAGAGTAAGATATACAACAGCTGGATGGTATGACCTTGCAAATGAAAAAGAAAATAGAAGTGGAAACGGTAAATTTGACCTAAATATCGGAATTGACAACACAAGATTTGGAGTAACAGTAAATGGAGGATATGACACTAAAGGTAATAATGTAAAAGGTGGAATAGGATTTAGAGCTATTTACTAG
- a CDS encoding DUF488 domain-containing protein, translated as MNKLNWKRIYEKSEETDGFRVFVDRLWARGIKKEDAKIDYWAKEITPTKELREDYHKGKIDFETFAAGYLNELEKNPDFDKFLKIIKSELLSKNVTMVFASKTPEISHIPILKKYLENKL; from the coding sequence ATGAATAAACTAAACTGGAAAAGAATTTATGAAAAATCAGAAGAAACTGATGGATTTAGAGTGTTTGTAGATAGGCTGTGGGCAAGGGGAATAAAAAAGGAAGATGCTAAAATTGATTACTGGGCTAAGGAAATTACACCTACAAAGGAGCTTAGGGAAGATTACCATAAAGGAAAAATTGATTTTGAGACATTTGCAGCAGGATATCTAAATGAATTAGAAAAAAATCCTGATTTTGATAAATTTTTAAAAATAATAAAATCTGAACTGCTTTCAAAAAATGTTACAATGGTTTTTGCAAGCAAGACTCCTGAAATTAGTCATATTCCGATTTTGAAAAAGTATTTGGAAAATAAATTATAA